The following DNA comes from Zonotrichia leucophrys gambelii isolate GWCS_2022_RI chromosome 4A, RI_Zleu_2.0, whole genome shotgun sequence.
CCACccacacacacatccctgctggGAGGAGCCATCCAcgagcagccaggagagcctgCACCATTGCCCCCATCTcagcaggctgctggggccTCTCCTGCAGAGGGGTCTGACAGGGACGAAGGCAGGAGGGGGCTCAAAGCTGTCACTGCAGGTGGTGCTGGCACTCTGTCCATCCTCACGGTGGGCTGCAGgtcctgagcagggcaggaggctgccctgcagctcatcACAGGGATCTGTTTGCTCTGTGCTCTTGGCAGCTCTCATGGCCTCTCCTCGCAGGTGTgaagcctcctcctcctcctccattccCAGGCCACAcacccatcccagcagctctgcagcagcaaagctctTGGCTGAAGCACTGCAGGTCatcagctgtgcagggaagctgggactggggcagggctctgtgggaaGCCTCACCTGAGGGAGCAGTGAGAAGTGAGGGAGGAGGATTTCACTCAAGTACCTCGGGAGCTGGGGAAGGCGCTCCGCAGCTTCTCCATGATGTCTTCCAGGCACATGCTGACCTCCTGGGTTTTGGCTTCCACCTCATCTGCAGTGGCAAGGAGGGCAGGGGGGTAGGAAAAGGCTCTCTGGACTCACACCTGGCTGCCAGCACCTCTGCAGGATGGCAGGGTGCAGGAAcaaggcagcagggcaggagctcagcccaAGCCCACAGCTCACCTGCAGTTTCAGTGTCAGGAGTGTTGTGCTCTTTCTCCTTTGCCTGGCTGCCTTCTGACTGATGTGGAGATGAAGCCAAGGAGGAGGCTGCTGACCCATTGCCTTCTGACTCTGTTGGAGGCTGCAGTGAGAAGAGTTGTTGTGAGAAGGTTGTCATGACCCTCTGTCCTTGGCTCCCCCTTTCTGccactgtcccagccctgctgtggcaaagcccaccccatccctgctctgagcacacctgcagcagcagctccctcagcctgtgcaGCTGTGACTCCAGCTGCTTGTTGTGGTCCTCCAGGATCTGCATGCGTGTCTCCAGGCGGCTCTTGTGCTGCCGCAGGATCCGcgcctctgccagcagctcctcgtTCCGAGGGTCCTGCACCGACTCAGGAGAGCCTGAGGCCAAGGTTGGGGACTCCACTGCCTCGTCATGCTGCCACTTCAAACgtctcagctctccctggaggatcctgcaggacagcccaggTCAGCATCCCCTCAATGCTGCCTGCAAACCCCCGGGAGCTGCACATCAGACAAAGCTCTGCTGTTTGTGAAGCTTAAGGGCCAGGATGCTGCACTGCAGGGTGGCCTGTGTGTGGTTCTGCCCCACACAGGGGGTTCACAGATGTGCAAACACTTCCCAAGAGGCTGAAAACAAGGGCAGGGGAAGCATCACCTCCTCCTGAGCTGGTTGCCCTGCCTGGAGCCTCACCCTGATCCACAACAGCAATACCACTGATCATGAGGGGCTCAGGGACAAGAAAGGCAGAGTGCCCTGGGCTCACTTGAACTCATTTGGGGTTCAGGAGGGAACAGGTTCTCTGGATGTAGGAAGGAATATTCTGGGGACcagagagagcacagcctcaCTGAGTTTTAGAGCTCAGCTTAGCCCTCTCCAAACTGCCCTCTCAGCAGCTGCaatccccagctccagccccagcagcatcccctgcctccactctgagctctgcaaggcttccccagccccttcccccctcccaggCCATAACCCCAACCTTCAGAGCTGCCCATGTCTGTACCTGTTCTCATCCTCCAGGTGGGCCAggactctctccagctctcccttgTCATCCATGTTGAGgcctgctgggccctgctggctgcccccAGGCTCCCTGTCCGTAATGGGGCTGGAGTGGCGCAGCAGGTACTGGTCCTCATCCCTGTTCCAGCAGGAGAGAAACACCTCATTAGGAAAACCAGGGGATTTGTTTGCCCCTGGGGAAGGACAGCATGGAGGGAGGCAGCTTCACAGgggagctcctggctgctccaggcccagagCTCAGAAGgggctcagcatccctgatgtTTGTTGTTGGGGgattgtggtgtttgtgagggtccccaggatgaggtgagagatgagaatttgactccatgttctcagaaggctgatatgatatgatattatattacattaatgCTCTACTAAAACTATAccaaagaaatagagaaaagaatACATCAGAGGGCTTGGCAAGAACGATAATGAAAGctcatgactgactcctcagtGTCCAACACAGCTAGACTGTGATtagtcattaattaaaaacaattcacatgtttagataaacaatctccaaaccacattccaaagcaacaaaactttaaaaaatgaggCTTCTCCTCTTCCTAGGAGAAGAAATCccagcaaagagatttttccgAAAAGATCACAGTAACAGGGGTGCCCAAGAGCCTCTCACTCAATGGGACTGGGAAGGAGAGCATTTCTGCACCCTGGCTAGGCATGGACAGAGCCACAGGAGCCCTGACCCATCAGGAggtgaggagaagggaaaggagaactCACAGGCTGTCATCAGGGGACAGGCTGTCACTGAAGAAGGAACAGTTCTGGCTTTCCATCTCTGCAAGCctggagggaagagaaaaaggttGAGATATGATCAGAGACACCCTAAATGTCTGCTCAGCTGCTTGCAGACCCTCTCTGCAGGGTCTCCCACCTGGCCTGCACCAATCTGTCCTTCTGCACAGGCTCTGGAGAGctctgcctttttaaaaactaaaatacacTGCTTCCTTGGCTGTAAGTCTCTAGAataaagagctgctgctgcgcAGTTGGCTCAGCCTCCTCTCTCACAAGCAAAGGAAAGGGATCCAAgaattccagctccagcctaGGAGCTGAGCTACAAGTACAGGCTCCCTGAACCCCCTGGGTCCCCACAGTGAGGGCAGAGGCACCACAAACCACAGGGCAGTAGCAGTGGGAAGCTGGCAAACAGCTCTGGTGAGGACACAGAGCAGAACAACCAAGGGAGAACCCATCCAGCAGCTcaccctgggcagagcaggacagcacATGGAGGCTGCTGCACTCTGCTGTCAAATGCATGGTCTTTGCTGCCAATTtacacagccccagccacgTCCCAGGCAGgtctgcctggctgtgctggggcagcaggaggggtcTGTGACCATCTGTGTGCCCCATAGCCCCCCCACACCCATCAGGCCatgccctgtgccccagcaggacagcagagccctcGGGTACCTGCTGGCAAAGTGCTCGATCCTGGAGTGGGTGTCGGCGTGGGGTAACATCGGGGAGGAGGCCGGGCTGCAAGAGAGGCACACTGGTCAGCAGGCTTGGCACAGACTGAGCCCTCCTGGCCAAGAAGGGCCAGGGACGGGCTGGACACAGACTGAAATCTCTGTTCCTTCAAGAACAAGGTGGCAGAACACCCCCAGAGCAAgtgctcctccagccctccccCAGGAGCTCTGTATGAGCTGAGATTCCATCCACAGAAGCCATGGCTCATTCTGGGCCTAGAGAGAAAATCCAGGGCCCAGCAACTCACGTCTCGGAGCAGTCAGCCTCGAGCACAGACTGCACGGGCAGGTAACCCCTCTGGGGGTGCTTGCTGAAGTACTGCTTGGACCTGAACTTGTTCTTCAGTGTCGTGGCAAAGTCCCTCATGTTCTCACTGGATGTGGTCTGCAGAGACACAAACGTGACACAGGTGCCTGTTTAATGGAAAGTGGGGGACCACAGCTCAGCATCCACAATAAGATATCACCCCAGGCTGGGCATGAGCTCCATGGGGGAAGAGGCAGATAAGGAAGCaaggagcacacacagcagctctgtgagcccATCATGGGGCCTGGCACAGGCcaagctgggcactggggccaTGCATCCTGCTCACCACTAGCCCCAGAACAGGGACACAGGCAGCCTCCAGCATGCAGAGGGTATAAAACTACACAAGAGATCCCCTTGTGGGGCTGCACCAGCCCAAACTTCACAAGgttgctgccctgccctgtgccagggccctcccagcccagcccagctccttaCTGGGGTGTAGTACTCCATGATGGGGTAGTGCAGCTTGTTGCCCTTGCTGGCTCGCCCCGTGAGGAAGCAGGTCTGGCAGATATCCACATTGAACTGCTTCAGGCTCCGATACCTGCATGTCAAGAGGCCATAGGGAACCACTGGAAGTCATCACAACATGTGTTTAAAGCCCAATAAGAGGTCagtgggaggggacagaggtggcCTGAGTTGCTCTAACACCCCAGTGAACCCACAGTGCTGATGGCTGAAGTCCCCAGGAAAGcactctgctccttccccttaGCTGGCACCTGCTCTGCCCCaccaggagcagtgctggctgcagagccccagctgccccaagagcccagagcagctcagctctgtccctggggcCAGGGTCCCGTGCCACAGCCCTTACCTGAAGCCCTTGATGGGGCACTGGCGGCACACAGAGCACTTGGTCTGATGCTTCACCTGCTCGGCCATGGTGACCCGGTGCAGCACCGCCAGCCACACCATGGACTGGGGCTCCAGGTTGGCCCACTCCAGGAACTGGGACACCTCAATGGCAGACTTCCCATTgctctggggagggagaggaaggagctgctcagagctggggcctgGCTGCCATGGGGTGCAGGTCCCCTGTTGCCTCGggagcctgtccccagcacagacGGGGCCAGGGCCATCACCCCGCACTCACAAAGCGGAAGCAGCTGCGGATGCTGGGCTCCACATTGCTGCCCCCAAACGCTGCCACCTCCCCCAGCTGGCGAGGGACCTGGATGGCCTCGTGGAGCAGGACCCCCAGGTGCCGCTGGTCACACAGGCCCCCGGCGTTGGCCACCTGGCTGAAGAGATctgtggggacacacacacagctgagagcccagcaggcatggggagcagggtgtggggacaccagggaccccactgcccatccccagcacacacacacagctgacagcccagcagacacagggagcagggcacacCAGGGACCCCACTGcccacccccagcacagagctcaaaTGCAAGGAGAAACCTGAACTATGATTAAATAACTTTTATCAGTGTCCTTCCAGCTCCTAATAACCAGTTTAGTGTCTTCTTCAGACATAACATCATCTATTAAACAGCCCCAGACAGCCTGTCCTCTGTGAATCAGCCTTAATCCTTCATTTAACCCCTTGGTGCTCCCTATGCTACACAAGATTCCCCTCCACAATATTCCACGGTTAAAATGCAGTGAGGAAAGCAATTTGCCTGAAATTTACTTCCCCCCAGCCATGCACCCCCTGGTATTTTCCTTCTGGAGAGCACTGGATAACTATCCTCTGTgccttctctgctctgctcctcacagtgCCATGCAAGCAAGATcactgcagcaccaggcagTGCACAACAACACCTCCTAATTTCAGTGGGCAGGCctagggagggagggagggagaggtgaTGATGCAAGCAGCTTAGTCACTGCAGGAAAGCTGTTTCCTTGCTCTTCCTGGGCAAGGAAGGTCTGAGCCAGGAAACAAAACCACTCCTGTCTTCCCGAGGTGAATTCACAGCAGGTTCTAGGGGAGGCAGACAAAGGACTCACACTGGAACTTCTCCTTGACCTCTGTCCCGCACAGACACGCGATGCCCGTCTTGAAGGAGAGAGCCCTCATCTTCCCGCTGCGGCCACTGCAGGACAAGAGattgcacagctctgcaaatgCTCCAgagtgggaattttttgggagggggggTCATCAAGGCAAGCACACACCAGGCAGCCTCCCTCACTGCCAGCTGGAAGAGCAGCACGGGGGTATTGTATTTGCAGagaggaatgatgcatctgactccatgctctcagaaggctaatttattattttatgatactatattgtACTGAAGGATACTATGCTATGCTAAAGAATATTGAAAATACTTACAGACTGCTACAAAgctaataatgaaaactcgtgactctctccagagtcccagcttggcactgattggccaaagagtgaaaataaCTCACACCAGAAACCAGTGAAACAATCCCCTGTGGCTAAATAATCtccaaaagcaaaacacaggagaagcaaatgagataataattgtttccctttttctctgaggcttttcagcttcccaggagaaaaatcctgagcaaagagatttttcagagaatgcaAATGCCACATGGAGGTTTCCTCCCAGGCCTGGCAGCCCCAAAGCttgggggacacagagggacctACTCTCCAAGCACATTCCAAAGGatcaaaacacaggagaagcaaatgagatagtaactgattcttttttctctgaggcttctcagcttcccaggagaaaaatcttgagcaaagggatttttaaatgCCACACGGGGGTTTCCTCCCAGGcctggcagccccacagctcaggggacacggagggacctactctccaaacacattccacaggagcaaaacacaggagaagcacaTGAGATaatatggttttcttttttctctgaagcttctcagcttcccaggagaaaaatcctgagcaaagggatttttaaatgCCACATGGGGGTTTCCTCCCAGGCCTggcagctcagggggagggAGAGGTACCTGTCGAAGACGTTGAGCAGCCAGTTGAGGCTCATGTCCACGCAGAGGGGCACGTTGACCAGGatgcccctctcctcctccaggcGCTCGTAGAGCGCGGTCAGGCAGTGGATCACCTCCACCACGTCCATCGCCCGCTCGCTGGGCTGCAGGTCGTGCTCGTTGAAGATTTCCAAAGCTGTGCCCAAGGTGACCATGTCCACTGCACAGAGGGAACAgagggaaagaggggaaatgaGAGAGATGCAGTCCTGCCCTAACCTGGAGCAGTATTGGTCCCATTGTGTTGGGAAAGATGCTGGTAAGGATGGGGCAGCTCCTAGAATTTCTCTCCTGCCTGTAAACTTGTCCCAAAACACCACATCTCCACCTTGAGCCACCATTCTCTGTGACCCCCCCTTCCTCATTTCTGTGTCCAGCCATggccatgaaaatgccctccAAGGAAGgctctgtgcagagcccagTGCTGGCCTCTCTGCATGGGCCAGgtccctgtggggctggtgTGGGGGCACAGACCCACACAGACCCTACAAGCAACTGCCCAGAGATGGATCAgtcctgcctccagctctgacaGGGTGAGGGAATTAAggcacaaacccaaaacaggGCTAGGACAGtgtgagctgctctgctttcagaTTTCTATGGCTGCAGGTTGTACGTGCTACTGTGTTAGCAGCCAGCAATACTTCTTTCCTGAAAGTCTTTCCATCTTTGAGACCTTTTTATATTCACAGTACCCAGAGGACTGTGTGCCTTTTCCACACTGTAAGTTCACTCTGTGGATAATTCCTCCCTTCTCCTGTCAAAGCTGCTACACTCGCACTGGGAAGCCCCAGTTTCCATGCCAGGGAGTATCACTCCTGCCCACCCTCGTGTCCACACTGCCCACGACTGCATATGGCTCTGATCCATCCCTCACTGCCTCTTTCCTACACAGCCACTCCACCAAACTTCTCGTGATGGGAAAGCTGCCTTGGCAATCTCCTTGCCCTTTTCTCAAGTATATCTTGAATAAAGAGCACTTATTCGAGTCACTTCTGGAATGGAAAGGAGGTGACTGTGCAGCACGTGAGATGCAAGAGATGCACAACCAAGGATGCACACGCAGCACACAggagagctctcctttgctctTCATCCTTGTTTCCTCTCCACACcttgcctgctgctgcagagacacCTTAACAGGGTGGAAAAACTTTCTTCCATTTGCATTACATCATCCCTGAATGTCCCTGGGTACAGGACAGCCTGATCACCACAGTGTTATGAGGATACTCCACAGCCAGGGTTTGACTCCCTTGAGAACCCAAACTCCTCTTTCCCTGACTCActgcctccttccagccctctcACAGGATGCCAAGGAGCACAGGTCTGCCTGGGCCCCACTGCTGATCCCCTTCATGAACAATTAATTCAGGAGGATTATTTCCCCCAGACTGCTGCTGCTTAATTTTGACAGTCTTAGGTGAGAGGTTTTGTGAAAAGCTCTGAACAGCCAAGGATGCTGCATCTATCAGATTCCCACCTGCCTGCTTGCCAGTTCCACCAGAAACTCCTCAGCAGtttccagggagcagctgcctcttggACAGATGTTTGAACTCCTGTTGTATCATGTTCACCTGGCTATGAATCCTCCAGTTTCACCAAGAGTGCAGAAGTCAGGTTTATTTgctcccttccttctctttcagcgGTGCAgccctctctgtccctgccagggaggCTGGTTTCATCTCTCAGTTACACCCACACCTCCTCCATGCTCCTTTGGAGCTGCTTGGTGAGCTCCTGCCTGATCCCACAGCTTTGTAACCCTGAGCTGGAGCACTTTGTTCTCGCATCCCTTTGGACAGCACCTGCCCTTGGGTCATCTCCACCCCAAGCTGTACGAAAGGCGCTGACACAGACCCGGTGCATTTGCTCAGCTTCCCAGGCTGATCTCCCTGGTTTCTCCCCTCAGCTGCCCATCCCCTGGTGCCTCCTGCCTTTGATGTGCTGATAAAAGCCTGTGTTAGTTTAAGCCTTCAccgagggagagcagcaggaggggagcccttcccacactcacATCTCAGGGCTTTCTGCACCCGCCGCAGCTTCATGGCCGTGCGGTACGCCGAGAACTTGATGTTGTTCAAATCCGCTGCAGAcacacaggaaaacaagaaTTAAACCACAACACCCtcatccccagggcaggaagcagcagctgcagctctcagagcccagcagagcacgTGCAGGACAgtgaggagcagaggctggcagGGGTCACACGCCAGTGCTTTGGGGGAccctgtggcacagaggggagCACAGAAGGGAGCAGGTGGCCTGGGAGGATCTCACACGCACCCCATGCTGCAAAAAGGCAAATACTGCACAAAAAGTTCTGGGACAGCCTTCTTACCCAGCGTCTGGTACAACTCTGTCATCTTTGGGTGGTCCCAGCACGTTGTCTGGGCCTGGTGGCTGGAAGCAAAATAGATGGAGACCAAGAGTCAATGTGGTAACAAAAATCTGCCatgagagattaaaaaaaaggagctgGCCAGTGCTGGGAGCAAGTGTTTCAGTGTCTGCAGACACTGCTGCATCCCCCTGAGCacactccccagcacagcagcaggaaggatgcCCACAGCAGGGTATCCCCagccctctctcctccctgctggggctTCCCCTCATCTTGGGcatcccagcaggcagggaaagcctggatctgccaggctggggaagcCCTGCGTCACTGGAGGTGAGTTCTGCCCCCCTCTCCTAATTTCCCAATTCTGATCCCTCCAGGCCAGAGGAGGCCTCGGCTGTGTCTGGGAACACTCACTTGATGTAGTATGGCACTTTGTTGGGGGAAATGGCTCGCTCCCAGGGCACCTGGACAGAGGCTGCAAGGAGAGAAACACCTGTCAGATCAACACCAAATGCTCCTctaagctgctgctgttgcctctgatggcagccctggcacagctggactgtgCCAGCACGTGGGTGCCTCTGGAAAGGCTGCATGCTCCCAAATCACCAGCTGGAGGTGTTGGTGCAGGCAAGGGGATGCTGCCTATAAAAGAGGCCCAACTGCTGGTCTTGTTAGAGACATCTTGCCTCTTGAGCCAGAGGCCAAGCTCAGAACTCAGGAAGAGACATTTCCTGATGTTTTTGATGATGCCCAAGGCAACCTTGTGGTGACCAGTGGGCAGGGCTCATAGCAGATGGGATTTgggcacacagacacagcactgcctgTTATGACCAGGCTCAGACACCCAAAGCATCTGTtgttcctgctctgtgtgccagctGCAGTGTCTTGGGAAGATGAGGATCCATCCCCTACCAGCTGCCTGCCACCCTGTGTCATACAGAGGATGGAAGCCATGGCATGACAtcagttattttcctttttcacaggTAGTGTATcaattccagcagctggaaaagtcATTCTTCCTTTCAGGTAGGAGTATGCAGCCTATGCAGCAGAGAGGCACAGGCCAGTGAACCCCACTGACATCCTGagaccctgcagggctcagcatttccaaggatggagcccaggctctggagcacaacctgctgcccagccttggcaggctgagagctgtcagCCAACAGCTCTGATCTGTAAAAACAGCATCCTCTGCCTCGCCACATGAATGAAAACCTCCTGAAAAGGCACATTTCAGCCTCCAAATAACTAACAGGGGATATGAGGCACTGCCTTTTCCTGCCATCTGTTGTCTTGCTCTGAGGCTGACAcagtcccagtgtcccctgggagctgctgtgagtgccacagctctgtgctctgaagGGAAACCACACTCAGAACCACCCTC
Coding sequences within:
- the DRP2 gene encoding dystrophin-related protein 2 isoform X2; the protein is MQPLVMQEWLHVLPPCPEWPLPAQAQHSSPARPLSQVEASQDGAGPSCVTPRAPSSAAGPQAPLEMNLCWNEIKKKSHSLRARLEAFSDHSGKLQVPLQEIIDWLGQKDEELSAQLPLRGDVLLVQQEKETHAAFMEEVKSRGPYIYSVLESAQAFLSQHPFEELEEPTLESKDVSPRHRIQNISRFVWKQANVASELWEKLTARCVDQHRHIERTLEQLLEIKGAMEELSTTLDQAESVRDTWEPIGDLFIDSLPEHIQSTKLFKEELSPMKDGVKVVNDLAHQLAISDVHLCMESSRTLEQINTRWKQLQASINERLKQLQDAHRDFGPGSQHFLSSSVQVPWERAISPNKVPYYINHQAQTTCWDHPKMTELYQTLADLNNIKFSAYRTAMKLRRVQKALRLDMVTLGTALEIFNEHDLQPSERAMDVVEVIHCLTALYERLEEERGILVNVPLCVDMSLNWLLNVFDSGRSGKMRALSFKTGIACLCGTEVKEKFQYLFSQVANAGGLCDQRHLGVLLHEAIQVPRQLGEVAAFGGSNVEPSIRSCFRFSNGKSAIEVSQFLEWANLEPQSMVWLAVLHRVTMAEQVKHQTKCSVCRQCPIKGFRYRSLKQFNVDICQTCFLTGRASKGNKLHYPIMEYYTPTTSSENMRDFATTLKNKFRSKQYFSKHPQRGYLPVQSVLEADCSETPASSPMLPHADTHSRIEHFASRLAEMESQNCSFFSDSLSPDDSLDEDQYLLRHSSPITDREPGGSQQGPAGLNMDDKGELERVLAHLEDENRILQGELRRLKWQHDEAVESPTLASGSPESVQDPRNEELLAEARILRQHKSRLETRMQILEDHNKQLESQLHRLRELLLQPPTESEGNGSAASSLASSPHQSEGSQAKEKEHNTPDTETADEVEAKTQEVSMCLEDIMEKLRSAFPSSRGMTSLI
- the DRP2 gene encoding dystrophin-related protein 2 isoform X1 translates to MAAAPCAFLGGQCPAVPAPAVPCPLLPGALRERCPLLQQSWGWEQRGAPATARGSHNINLRQVEASQDGAGPSCVTPRAPSSAAGPQAPLEMNLCWNEIKKKSHSLRARLEAFSDHSGKLQVPLQEIIDWLGQKDEELSAQLPLRGDVLLVQQEKETHAAFMEEVKSRGPYIYSVLESAQAFLSQHPFEELEEPTLESKDVSPRHRIQNISRFVWKQANVASELWEKLTARCVDQHRHIERTLEQLLEIKGAMEELSTTLDQAESVRDTWEPIGDLFIDSLPEHIQSTKLFKEELSPMKDGVKVVNDLAHQLAISDVHLCMESSRTLEQINTRWKQLQASINERLKQLQDAHRDFGPGSQHFLSSSVQVPWERAISPNKVPYYINHQAQTTCWDHPKMTELYQTLADLNNIKFSAYRTAMKLRRVQKALRLDMVTLGTALEIFNEHDLQPSERAMDVVEVIHCLTALYERLEEERGILVNVPLCVDMSLNWLLNVFDSGRSGKMRALSFKTGIACLCGTEVKEKFQYLFSQVANAGGLCDQRHLGVLLHEAIQVPRQLGEVAAFGGSNVEPSIRSCFRFSNGKSAIEVSQFLEWANLEPQSMVWLAVLHRVTMAEQVKHQTKCSVCRQCPIKGFRYRSLKQFNVDICQTCFLTGRASKGNKLHYPIMEYYTPTTSSENMRDFATTLKNKFRSKQYFSKHPQRGYLPVQSVLEADCSETPASSPMLPHADTHSRIEHFASRLAEMESQNCSFFSDSLSPDDSLDEDQYLLRHSSPITDREPGGSQQGPAGLNMDDKGELERVLAHLEDENRILQGELRRLKWQHDEAVESPTLASGSPESVQDPRNEELLAEARILRQHKSRLETRMQILEDHNKQLESQLHRLRELLLQPPTESEGNGSAASSLASSPHQSEGSQAKEKEHNTPDTETADEVEAKTQEVSMCLEDIMEKLRSAFPSSRGMTSLI